A part of Vibrio sp. B1FLJ16 genomic DNA contains:
- the prpF gene encoding 2-methylaconitate cis-trans isomerase PrpF yields the protein MENSTPSQIKVPATYMRGGTSKGVFFNLEDLPSEAQVAGEARDKLLLRVIGSPDPYAKQIDGMGGATSSTSKTVIVSRSSQDDHDVDYLFGQVSIDKPFVDWSGNCGNLSAAIGPFAIHAGLIPQDRIPENGIVTVRVWQVNISKTILVHVPIVNGFVQETGEFELDGVTFPAAEIQVDFVDPADGEGSMFPTGNLVDDLVVPDVGTFNATFINAGIPTIFIDAESIGYQGTELQDDINNDDVALAMFESIRAHGALKMGLISELEEAQTRQHTPKIAFVSKSKSYQSSSGKAVNESEIDVLVRALSMGKLHHAMMGTAAVAIASAACVPGTLVNLAAGGGEKESVTFGHPSGTLKVGAKAKQTEQGWVVQKAIMSRSARILMEGFVRVPSDVFE from the coding sequence ATGGAAAACAGTACTCCTAGCCAAATCAAAGTGCCTGCGACGTACATGCGTGGCGGCACGAGTAAAGGTGTCTTTTTCAACCTTGAAGATTTGCCATCAGAGGCTCAAGTGGCAGGTGAAGCGCGTGACAAGCTGTTGTTGCGTGTTATCGGCAGCCCAGATCCTTACGCTAAACAAATAGACGGTATGGGCGGCGCCACTTCTAGTACCAGTAAAACGGTGATCGTTTCTCGCAGCAGCCAAGACGATCACGATGTTGACTACTTGTTCGGACAAGTATCCATTGATAAGCCATTTGTGGATTGGAGTGGGAACTGCGGTAACTTGTCTGCCGCAATTGGGCCTTTTGCTATCCATGCTGGCCTGATCCCGCAAGATCGTATTCCAGAAAATGGAATTGTGACTGTACGTGTCTGGCAGGTGAACATCAGCAAAACTATTTTGGTTCATGTGCCGATTGTTAACGGATTCGTGCAAGAGACGGGAGAATTTGAACTTGATGGTGTGACTTTCCCGGCCGCTGAGATTCAAGTGGACTTTGTTGACCCGGCAGATGGGGAAGGCAGCATGTTCCCAACTGGCAACTTGGTCGATGATTTGGTGGTGCCAGATGTGGGTACGTTTAACGCTACCTTTATCAACGCAGGTATTCCAACCATTTTCATTGATGCTGAGTCTATTGGCTATCAGGGCACGGAACTGCAAGATGACATCAACAATGATGATGTAGCATTAGCGATGTTTGAATCGATTCGTGCGCATGGCGCGTTAAAAATGGGTCTGATTTCTGAACTTGAAGAAGCTCAGACTCGCCAGCACACACCAAAAATCGCGTTTGTATCCAAGTCAAAAAGTTACCAGTCCTCAAGCGGCAAAGCGGTAAATGAGTCGGAAATTGATGTGCTGGTACGTGCGTTATCGATGGGCAAACTTCATCATGCGATGATGGGAACGGCAGCCGTTGCGATTGCTTCGGCGGCCTGTGTTCCGGGAACATTAGTCAATCTGGCTGCTGGTGGCGGCGAAAAAGAGTCAGTGACTTTTGGTCATCCGTCAGGGACGCTAAAAGTCGGTGCAAAAGCGAAGCAAACCGAACAAGGCTGGGTGGTACAAAAAGCCATCATGAGCCGAAGTGCGAGAATACTAATGGAGGGATTTGTGCGTGTACCCTCTGATGTCTTTGAATAA
- a CDS encoding propionyl-CoA synthetase: MSSYEKEYQWAKNEPESFWRAQAENIDWFESPKTILKADENGIERWFPDGVMNTAWLALDYHCEQGRGDNAALIYDSPVTGNKQTYTYSELRDNVAKIAGMLSSQGVEKGDRVVIYMPMIPEAAMAMLACARLGAIHSVVFGGFAPNELAVRIEDAEPKVIMTASCGIEISKIIPYKPLVDKAIMDSRWKPEKVFVFQRPECEAELNQERDLDWQQEYNKALPHACVPVLATDPLYILYTSGTTGKPKGVVRDNGGHAVAMKYSMSAIYNMPQDGVFWAASDVGWVVGHSYIVYAPLIHGCTTILFEGKPVRTPNPGAFWRVCDEYKVDALFSAPTAFRAIKKEDPEGEFLKQYDLSNLKTIFMAGERLDPPTLEWVQSKTDKPVIDHWWQTETGWAIAGNPTGIEMMPVKAGSSTKPIPGYQVEILDELGEPVKANQQGFVALKRPLPPSCLPTVWRNHDRFDTGYLSQFPGYYVSGDGGYLDEDGYLFIMGRIDDVINVAGHRLSTGEMEEIVGGHPAIAECAVVGIHDDLKGQLPLGFVVLKDGVKVNELDLEGELVGKVRNEIGAVACFKHALVVDRLPKTRSGKILRRTIRQIADGEKYTVPSTIDDPTSLNEIERVLRR; this comes from the coding sequence ATGTCTTCATACGAGAAAGAGTACCAATGGGCGAAAAATGAACCGGAGAGTTTTTGGCGCGCTCAAGCGGAGAATATCGACTGGTTCGAATCTCCTAAGACCATCTTGAAAGCTGATGAGAATGGAATCGAGCGTTGGTTTCCAGATGGGGTGATGAACACGGCTTGGTTAGCACTGGACTATCATTGCGAGCAAGGTCGTGGTGATAACGCTGCCCTTATTTATGATTCACCAGTAACCGGGAACAAGCAGACTTACACCTACAGTGAGCTGCGTGACAACGTAGCGAAAATTGCAGGTATGCTGTCTAGCCAAGGCGTAGAAAAGGGCGACCGAGTCGTCATTTACATGCCGATGATCCCAGAAGCGGCAATGGCAATGCTTGCTTGTGCACGTTTGGGTGCGATTCACTCAGTTGTGTTTGGTGGTTTCGCGCCTAATGAGCTGGCGGTACGTATTGAGGATGCTGAGCCAAAAGTCATTATGACGGCATCGTGTGGCATCGAAATCAGTAAAATCATTCCGTATAAACCATTAGTGGACAAAGCCATCATGGACAGCCGTTGGAAACCTGAGAAAGTGTTTGTTTTCCAGCGCCCAGAATGTGAAGCCGAGTTAAATCAGGAAAGAGATTTGGACTGGCAACAGGAATACAACAAAGCGCTACCTCATGCTTGTGTTCCTGTATTAGCAACAGACCCACTGTATATCCTTTATACCTCAGGCACGACGGGTAAACCGAAAGGGGTGGTACGTGATAACGGTGGCCATGCGGTCGCGATGAAGTACTCTATGAGTGCGATCTACAACATGCCACAAGACGGCGTGTTCTGGGCCGCGTCTGATGTTGGTTGGGTTGTCGGCCACTCTTACATTGTTTACGCGCCATTGATTCATGGTTGCACCACAATACTGTTTGAAGGTAAGCCAGTCAGAACACCAAATCCGGGCGCATTCTGGCGTGTGTGTGATGAGTACAAAGTTGATGCTTTATTCTCAGCACCGACCGCTTTCCGTGCTATTAAGAAAGAAGACCCGGAAGGCGAGTTCTTAAAGCAGTATGATCTGTCAAACCTGAAAACCATCTTTATGGCTGGTGAGCGTTTAGATCCTCCTACGCTGGAATGGGTACAGAGCAAAACAGATAAACCTGTTATCGATCACTGGTGGCAAACAGAGACAGGTTGGGCGATTGCCGGTAACCCGACAGGCATTGAAATGATGCCGGTGAAAGCAGGCTCATCTACCAAGCCGATTCCTGGTTATCAGGTAGAAATTCTCGATGAACTCGGTGAACCTGTTAAAGCCAATCAGCAAGGTTTTGTGGCGCTAAAACGTCCACTTCCACCAAGCTGTTTACCAACCGTATGGCGTAATCATGACCGCTTTGATACGGGCTACCTGAGCCAGTTCCCTGGCTACTATGTATCTGGTGACGGCGGTTATCTGGATGAAGATGGCTATCTGTTCATCATGGGGCGTATTGATGATGTTATTAACGTCGCAGGCCACCGTTTATCTACTGGTGAGATGGAAGAAATTGTCGGTGGTCACCCTGCCATTGCAGAATGCGCGGTTGTTGGTATCCATGACGACCTGAAAGGGCAGCTTCCACTTGGTTTTGTTGTACTGAAAGACGGTGTCAAAGTAAACGAGTTGGATCTGGAAGGTGAACTGGTTGGCAAAGTTCGCAATGAGATAGGCGCAGTCGCTTGCTTTAAGCACGCACTGGTTGTTGACCGATTACCGAAAACACGGTCCGGTAAAATCCTGCGCAGAACGATTCGTCAGATTGCGGATGGTGAGAAATACACCGTTCCATCGACGATTGACGACCCAACCAGCCTGAACGAAATTGAGCGCGTATTACGCCGCTAA
- a CDS encoding GNAT family N-acetyltransferase: MSAFLIKPACFDDLETLNDLMFDLHDEHHVQSPELFKTAEEIEQEKSIARYLDDPECLVYVAKLEEEIVGFVSGHFCELTSTVSQPVMMGSVDELYVLPEFRKQGVAKKLLDKIESVFVQYGVKQMFVEVWDFNQQALSLYGKQGFGHHIHCLRKPLVSKPDEVAE, translated from the coding sequence ATGTCTGCATTTTTAATTAAACCAGCATGTTTTGATGATCTTGAAACTCTCAACGATCTGATGTTCGATTTACACGACGAGCATCATGTTCAATCTCCAGAACTGTTTAAAACAGCAGAAGAAATTGAGCAGGAGAAAAGCATTGCTCGTTATCTTGATGATCCCGAATGCCTCGTCTATGTTGCAAAACTTGAAGAAGAAATTGTGGGATTTGTATCTGGCCATTTCTGTGAACTGACGTCTACAGTTAGTCAGCCTGTGATGATGGGAAGCGTCGATGAGCTTTATGTGCTGCCAGAATTCAGAAAGCAAGGCGTGGCAAAAAAGCTACTAGATAAAATTGAATCTGTTTTCGTTCAGTACGGTGTCAAACAGATGTTTGTAGAAGTATGGGATTTTAATCAACAAGCACTATCACTTTATGGAAAACAAGGTTTTGGCCACCACATTCATTGTTTGAGGAAGCCTTTGGTAAGTAAACCTGACGAGGTTGCGGAGTAA